One window of the Leptospira ryugenii genome contains the following:
- a CDS encoding HEAT repeat domain-containing protein has translation MEETVESEIPNEVLLEDLKSPDIWKRSQAVVALGSRKEKKAIPAFLQFLKSPEPGIRAGSAIALGEMQVKEALPGILKLLESDSENPKDVYLDAIARMARPEAGPKVLPLLNSDDHTLRLQTVDTLVRIQAFRQGPQILELAKQNKDREKDKTYAMALGKLKVTSAESYLIKVASIKDSSPTLAAAYLALGRVRSKKAVPHLVQAIGEEYSKGKENASLALIEIGDTQAISTLFPYLKAKEEETRYYATEVLAFIPSQESGKRALEILFSQDRVAWGSAAKIIGRQKYKEGRETIERLLVDPATPDRDLFAESLGWLGDLKSLPVLIQVLNSKGSEGRYGACWSLGILGDRSALPHLEKAVRDSDAKLVVLAIEAIASIADPSSLQTLKQMLQDRPKLAPQLLLAIGRIPGEEAKAILKDAISSQDEEVYRPAFEEVAKRKDTDFIPSLMVFVNGNQAEKRKLSYYALTAITGKHYRTAKEWNALFPLKP, from the coding sequence ATGGAAGAAACTGTCGAATCAGAAATTCCCAACGAAGTATTGTTAGAGGACTTAAAATCACCCGATATTTGGAAACGTTCCCAGGCAGTGGTTGCTTTAGGATCTAGAAAGGAAAAAAAAGCAATCCCAGCGTTTCTTCAATTCTTGAAGAGTCCCGAACCAGGCATCCGGGCAGGTTCAGCTATTGCTCTCGGAGAGATGCAAGTAAAAGAAGCACTTCCTGGCATTCTCAAGTTATTAGAATCAGATTCAGAAAATCCGAAAGATGTGTATCTAGACGCGATTGCAAGGATGGCAAGACCCGAGGCAGGACCTAAGGTTCTTCCTTTACTCAATTCGGATGACCACACTCTAAGATTACAAACTGTGGATACCTTGGTGCGCATACAAGCATTTCGGCAAGGTCCACAAATTTTGGAACTAGCCAAACAAAACAAGGATCGAGAAAAGGACAAAACGTACGCAATGGCACTAGGAAAATTGAAAGTAACCAGTGCGGAATCCTATTTAATCAAAGTGGCCAGCATTAAAGATAGTTCACCCACACTTGCGGCAGCCTATTTAGCATTGGGAAGGGTCCGGAGCAAAAAGGCAGTTCCACATTTGGTGCAAGCCATAGGTGAGGAATACTCAAAAGGGAAAGAAAATGCCTCTCTTGCCTTGATTGAAATCGGTGATACCCAAGCTATCTCCACATTGTTTCCTTATCTCAAGGCAAAAGAGGAAGAAACACGTTATTACGCAACCGAGGTTTTAGCTTTCATACCTTCCCAAGAGTCGGGTAAAAGAGCCTTAGAAATCTTATTCAGCCAAGATAGAGTGGCATGGGGATCAGCGGCAAAGATCATAGGTAGACAAAAGTATAAGGAAGGAAGGGAAACCATCGAACGACTTTTAGTAGACCCGGCTACACCTGACCGAGATTTATTTGCTGAAAGTTTAGGTTGGTTAGGCGATTTGAAATCACTACCAGTTTTAATCCAAGTACTCAATTCTAAAGGTAGTGAGGGTCGATACGGCGCTTGTTGGTCATTGGGTATTCTCGGCGATCGGTCTGCTTTACCCCATTTAGAAAAGGCTGTCCGTGATTCTGATGCAAAACTTGTCGTTCTAGCGATTGAAGCCATTGCCTCTATAGCGGATCCCAGTTCCTTACAAACCCTTAAACAAATGTTACAGGATAGACCCAAACTTGCGCCTCAGCTCCTTTTGGCAATAGGGCGTATACCTGGGGAAGAGGCAAAGGCCATTTTAAAAGATGCGATCAGTTCTCAAGATGAGGAAGTGTATCGCCCTGCATTCGAAGAAGTTGCCAAACGAAAGGATACTGACTTTATCCCTAGTTTGATGGTCTTTGTAAATGGAAACCAGGCAGAAAAAAGAAAATTGTCCTATTATGCTTTAACAGCCATTACGGGAAAACACTATCGAACAGCAAAGGAATGGAATGCATTGTTCCCATTAAAGCCGTGA
- a CDS encoding DUF1826 domain-containing protein: MKTLSTPGHFVESTSAGVLHLIQERGVNLCIWQRDENPLLLSYVDFLLKKKSFSLELNSQNRSEWRSLLPEDTDIESVQAFSEELETLADLFEAISSQVIYRIHLINNETDPGNGLVHKSPEIKGKKRFVLRIDAHSRL; encoded by the coding sequence TTGAAAACACTTAGTACCCCAGGGCATTTTGTCGAATCTACCTCAGCAGGTGTTTTGCATTTGATCCAAGAAAGAGGTGTTAATCTCTGCATTTGGCAGAGAGACGAAAATCCGCTTCTTCTTTCCTATGTTGATTTTTTATTAAAAAAAAAGTCCTTCAGCTTAGAACTAAATTCACAAAATAGAAGTGAATGGCGGTCTCTGCTTCCCGAAGATACGGATATCGAATCTGTCCAAGCATTTTCTGAAGAATTGGAAACCCTTGCGGATTTGTTTGAAGCTATCTCCTCACAAGTCATCTACCGGATCCACTTGATTAACAATGAAACCGACCCAGGCAATGGGCTAGTACATAAGTCCCCTGAGATCAAAGGCAAAAAGAGATTTGTCTTACGGATAGATGCACACTCACGGCTTTAA
- the zigA gene encoding zinc metallochaperone GTPase ZigA yields the protein MKQKIPVTVLSGFLGAGKTTLLNHILGNREGKRVAVIVNDMSEVNIDSQLVARGSANLSRTEEKLVEMSNGCICCTLREDLLIEVSKLAKEGRFDHILIESTGVSEPLPVAETFTFEDENGVSLSEVAKLDTMVTVVDAVNFLKDFKSLDSLKDRNLEAGEEDDRDIVSLLVDQIEFANVIIVNKISLLSEVKKQELLSILKSLNTDARIILTDYSKVNLDDVLDTNLFNFEKAQESPLWLKELRGEHTPETEEYGIKSFVYKMRKPFHPKRFWKWLETGKKGLVRAKGFVWLATKMDWVLMYNQAGNLCSYKPEGYWWAAIDPNEIPNDPHVQANLKENWEEPWGDRRQEVVFIGKNMDEASIRKSLDACLLTDREMSLGPEEWLSFEDPFPDWDASIAEASEEYQMNS from the coding sequence ATGAAACAGAAAATCCCTGTCACTGTCCTTTCTGGCTTTTTGGGAGCGGGTAAAACCACTCTACTCAACCACATTCTTGGCAACCGTGAAGGCAAACGAGTTGCTGTGATCGTAAACGACATGAGTGAGGTCAACATCGACTCTCAGCTCGTTGCGCGAGGATCTGCCAACCTCTCCCGAACAGAAGAGAAACTCGTGGAAATGTCCAATGGATGTATCTGTTGCACCCTTAGAGAGGATCTTTTAATCGAAGTTTCCAAACTTGCGAAAGAGGGACGTTTCGACCATATTTTGATAGAGTCTACAGGTGTTTCCGAACCACTTCCGGTAGCGGAGACCTTCACCTTCGAGGATGAAAATGGCGTGAGCCTTTCCGAAGTCGCTAAGTTAGACACAATGGTAACCGTTGTGGATGCTGTGAATTTTTTAAAAGACTTCAAAAGTTTGGATTCATTGAAGGATAGAAATCTAGAAGCAGGAGAAGAGGATGACCGCGATATCGTTAGCCTTCTCGTAGACCAGATTGAGTTTGCCAATGTCATCATTGTAAACAAGATCAGCTTACTTTCAGAAGTAAAAAAACAAGAGTTATTGTCTATCCTGAAAAGTTTAAATACAGATGCACGTATTATCCTTACCGATTATTCAAAAGTCAATTTGGATGATGTATTGGATACAAATCTCTTCAACTTTGAGAAAGCACAAGAGTCACCACTTTGGCTGAAAGAGTTAAGAGGAGAGCATACACCAGAGACAGAAGAATATGGCATCAAGAGTTTTGTATATAAAATGCGAAAACCCTTCCATCCCAAACGGTTTTGGAAATGGTTGGAGACTGGCAAAAAAGGCCTAGTCAGAGCGAAGGGCTTTGTCTGGCTTGCAACCAAAATGGATTGGGTACTCATGTACAACCAAGCGGGGAATCTTTGCTCTTACAAACCAGAAGGCTATTGGTGGGCAGCCATCGACCCAAATGAAATTCCAAACGATCCACATGTCCAAGCAAACCTAAAAGAAAATTGGGAAGAGCCTTGGGGAGATCGAAGACAAGAAGTAGTATTTATTGGAAAAAACATGGACGAAGCATCCATTCGCAAATCGTTAGACGCCTGTTTGTTGACAGATCGCGAAATGAGTCTGGGACCTGAGGAATGGCTTTCTTTTGAAGATCCGTTCCCAGATTGGGATGCAAGCATTGCGGAAGCCAGTGAAGAATACCAAATGAATTCATGA